In Ammoniphilus sp. CFH 90114, a genomic segment contains:
- a CDS encoding sporulation protein YjcZ produces the protein MSAVGVGYGGGIAFILVLYVLLVIVSRTGWGY, from the coding sequence ATGAGTGCTGTAGGTGTTGGATACGGCGGTGGTATCGCCTTCATTTTGGTGCTTTACGTTTTACTTGTCATTGTTAGTCGTACAGGATGGGGATATTAA
- the gabT gene encoding 4-aminobutyrate--2-oxoglutarate transaminase, producing the protein MEKTTQKYIELKTAIPGPKASDLLERRKNNVAQGVSNTVPSFAAKGEGALLTDVDGNTFIDLAGAIGTLNVGHCPPKVVEALKEQVEKYIHPGFNVMMYEPYIELAEKLNAMTPGSHAKKTIFLNSGAEAVENAIKLARKFTGKKAIISFDRGFHGRTLLAMSLTSKVKPYKFGFGPFAPDTYKMRYPYYYRAPLGVSQEELDQMVLDQLEEFFLSEVPAEEIAAIIMEPVQGEGGFIVPSKTFVQGVKKVCEKYGILFIADEIQTGFGRTGKMFAMEHFDIVPDIMTMSKSIGAGLPISAVTGRSEIMDSAAPGEIGGTYGGSPLGCVAALEVIKMMEEEKLVDRSVVIGQTIISRFERLQQQYAVIGNVRGLGAMCAIELVKDPVSKEPNKELTAKIVAACYQRGVIVLSAGLYGNVLRFLSPLVISDEQLAEALDVIEDIFKELA; encoded by the coding sequence ATGGAAAAGACAACACAAAAATATATCGAACTAAAAACAGCTATCCCGGGGCCGAAGGCATCCGATTTATTAGAAAGAAGAAAGAACAATGTAGCGCAAGGGGTGTCCAATACGGTTCCTTCCTTTGCTGCTAAAGGAGAAGGAGCTTTATTAACGGATGTTGATGGGAATACGTTCATCGACTTAGCTGGAGCGATTGGAACACTGAATGTAGGGCATTGTCCTCCGAAGGTGGTTGAAGCTCTTAAAGAACAAGTGGAAAAGTATATTCACCCAGGATTCAATGTGATGATGTATGAGCCGTATATTGAATTAGCAGAGAAGTTGAATGCCATGACACCAGGATCCCACGCTAAGAAAACGATATTCCTTAACAGTGGGGCTGAGGCAGTAGAAAATGCGATTAAATTAGCTCGTAAATTTACAGGGAAAAAAGCGATTATTTCTTTTGACCGTGGATTTCATGGGCGTACGCTCTTAGCGATGTCTTTAACCAGTAAAGTAAAACCTTACAAGTTTGGATTTGGCCCTTTTGCTCCGGATACGTACAAGATGCGTTACCCTTACTACTATCGTGCCCCGCTTGGAGTCAGCCAAGAAGAGCTAGATCAAATGGTGCTTGATCAGTTAGAAGAATTCTTCTTGTCCGAAGTACCTGCGGAAGAGATCGCGGCTATCATTATGGAGCCTGTGCAAGGGGAAGGCGGATTTATCGTACCATCCAAGACCTTTGTTCAAGGCGTGAAAAAGGTATGCGAAAAGTATGGCATCTTGTTTATTGCCGATGAAATTCAAACAGGGTTTGGACGTACGGGCAAAATGTTTGCGATGGAACACTTCGATATTGTACCTGATATCATGACCATGTCCAAGTCCATCGGTGCAGGGCTTCCGATTAGTGCCGTCACAGGAAGATCAGAAATCATGGATTCAGCAGCTCCGGGAGAAATCGGAGGAACATACGGCGGAAGTCCGTTAGGATGTGTGGCTGCGCTTGAAGTCATTAAGATGATGGAAGAAGAGAAGCTCGTTGATCGATCCGTAGTCATTGGCCAAACGATTATCTCCCGTTTTGAACGATTGCAGCAACAGTACGCTGTGATTGGAAATGTTCGTGGATTAGGTGCGATGTGTGCAATCGAACTGGTGAAAGATCCTGTTAGCAAAGAACCAAATAAGGAATTGACAGCTAAAATCGTAGCGGCGTGCTATCAACGAGGAGTCATCGTACTAAGTGCGGGTCTGTACGGTAACGTATTAAGATTCCTATCTCCGTTAGTTATCTCCGATGAGCAGTTGGCTGAAGCATTAGACGTCATTGAAGATATTTTCAAAGAGCTTGCTTAA
- a CDS encoding carbon-nitrogen hydrolase family protein, whose product MATWNLGLAQLRSNLFEKEANIRRVLETMAMASANQANYVLFPELYTTGYFLGDRVYDLAETVEEDTITRVREQARRLNTGAIVGFPERVGEKIYNSAAFIGRQGEILGTYRKSHLFDHEKEYFSAGEKIPVFDTPEGKFGIMITYDMEFPEMARVLAIKGAQIILILSSNMIPYQPYQHIYLRARAIENHVFVATANKVGLENDTLFFGESEIIHPTGTSLYKSLNNEDLAVVPITLNETTSSKGVLNYMENRRPDLYNREGL is encoded by the coding sequence ATGGCAACTTGGAACTTGGGCTTAGCCCAATTGCGGAGCAATTTATTTGAGAAGGAAGCCAATATTCGCCGTGTGCTTGAGACAATGGCCATGGCTAGCGCCAATCAGGCGAACTATGTTTTATTTCCTGAATTATATACAACCGGATACTTCCTAGGGGATCGTGTTTATGATTTAGCTGAAACCGTGGAGGAAGATACGATCACAAGGGTCAGGGAACAGGCCAGGCGTCTAAATACAGGAGCAATCGTTGGTTTCCCGGAACGAGTTGGGGAGAAGATCTATAATTCTGCTGCATTTATCGGACGACAAGGAGAAATCTTAGGAACGTATAGAAAAAGTCATCTGTTCGATCATGAAAAGGAGTACTTTTCCGCCGGAGAAAAAATACCGGTATTTGACACTCCGGAAGGAAAATTCGGGATCATGATTACCTATGATATGGAATTCCCAGAGATGGCACGGGTTCTTGCGATCAAAGGAGCCCAGATCATCTTGATCCTCAGCTCGAATATGATTCCGTATCAGCCTTATCAGCATATCTACCTCCGTGCACGCGCGATTGAAAATCATGTCTTTGTCGCTACAGCCAATAAAGTGGGATTGGAGAATGACACACTCTTCTTTGGGGAAAGTGAAATTATCCACCCCACGGGAACTTCTTTGTATAAATCATTAAATAATGAAGATTTGGCTGTAGTACCGATTACGCTTAACGAAACGACTTCCTCTAAGGGAGTGCTGAATTATATGGAAAATAGACGGCCAGATCTATACAACCGAGAGGGGTTATAA
- a CDS encoding calcium/sodium antiporter — MTYLLLILGFALLIKGADYFVEGASKIAQGLQVSPLLIGLTIVAFGTSSPEATVSIVAAFENNAGVAIGNVVGSNIFNITFVVGLTALLNPLSVEDETIRKEIPFTLLASAVLLVLINDVLLQGMSENLITRSDGLIFLLFFAIFLYYIFEVARHNREKGKRASALPMEISWGKNIVFTLGGLAAIIFGGDLVVSSATELAISFGMSETLVGLTIVAVGTSLPELITSITAAIKKQSEIALGNIVGSNIFNILFVLGAASVISPLAVDSKIYVDVILMIVLTSVLLIFSRTYYKVGKYEGMILAVAYVIYMAYILMRN; from the coding sequence GTGACCTACCTTTTATTAATACTCGGTTTTGCCTTGCTCATCAAAGGTGCAGACTACTTCGTGGAAGGGGCTTCTAAGATTGCTCAAGGTCTCCAGGTTTCCCCTTTGCTGATTGGTTTGACGATTGTAGCGTTTGGTACCAGTTCACCAGAGGCCACAGTGAGTATTGTTGCGGCCTTTGAAAATAATGCGGGGGTTGCCATAGGTAATGTCGTGGGAAGTAATATTTTTAATATTACATTTGTAGTGGGATTGACAGCGCTTTTGAATCCACTTAGTGTCGAAGATGAAACGATTCGAAAGGAAATTCCTTTTACTCTCTTAGCCAGTGCGGTTCTACTTGTCTTGATTAATGATGTTCTACTTCAAGGGATGAGTGAAAATCTTATTACGAGAAGTGATGGACTTATTTTCTTGCTTTTCTTCGCGATTTTTCTCTACTATATTTTTGAAGTGGCTAGACATAATCGAGAAAAAGGGAAGCGCGCAAGCGCATTGCCAATGGAGATTTCATGGGGTAAGAATATTGTGTTTACTCTTGGTGGCTTAGCAGCCATAATCTTTGGCGGAGACTTGGTTGTAAGTAGTGCAACTGAACTAGCTATTTCATTTGGGATGAGTGAAACATTAGTAGGTCTGACCATTGTAGCGGTCGGTACATCTTTACCTGAGTTAATTACCTCGATTACCGCAGCGATAAAAAAGCAAAGTGAAATCGCCCTTGGTAACATCGTCGGAAGTAATATTTTTAATATCCTTTTTGTTCTCGGTGCAGCGTCAGTGATATCTCCACTTGCTGTAGACAGTAAAATTTATGTAGATGTGATCCTAATGATTGTGCTCACAAGTGTTTTACTTATATTTTCCCGCACCTATTATAAGGTTGGGAAATATGAAGGAATGATATTAGCAGTTGCCTATGTCATTTATATGGCTTACATATTGATGAGGAACTAA
- a CDS encoding sigma-54-dependent Fis family transcriptional regulator — protein MGLQDVNTDFILIDESSTVKQATSLMLKKQARVIIMMKDKRPIGLCDSYDLLMQSETPSKLVDYRTDFRVVDQSRVLSHGDLQAPYLIVKNEAGEIVGWLDAGSAELQYIKQTFSQELRDLATDLEAIVDSIYDEVLVVDGQGTVLRVSNRSHLNLWGVNLSSVVGKNMLDLEEKGWFKPSVTRRVLTEKKKISIVQQNRFGRKILAVGNPIFNRKKEIERIVIASRDITEVTNLKEELEEARSLNEKYRQEMNILRKVQHENEKPIIYKSERMEELLFEMEKVARVSSTVTIYGESGVGKELIAHAIHHLSPRKEKPFIKINCGSIPENLLESELFGYEKGAFTGALHQGKKGLFEIADEGTLFLDEVGELPLNLQVKLLRAIQEREVMKIGGTHPVRVDVRIITATNRDLEDMVAKGTFREDLYYRLHVIPLFVPALRERIEDIEPLVHHFLDYFNEKFATKMHFSEDALELLKAYHWPGNVRQLQNVLERVMVVSSSHLIMANDLSRILGGSHVPDGSGAGSARRKPPVQVNAIIPMEKAVELTEYQLIKMALAEYKTLTRAAKALEISQPTMSRHFNRLSEKMNFE, from the coding sequence ATGGGCCTTCAAGATGTGAATACCGATTTTATCTTAATAGATGAGTCTTCAACCGTAAAGCAAGCCACGAGCTTGATGCTAAAGAAGCAAGCGCGAGTAATAATCATGATGAAAGATAAGAGGCCGATCGGTCTATGTGATAGCTATGATCTCCTTATGCAAAGCGAGACTCCTTCAAAACTAGTAGATTACCGGACCGATTTTAGAGTTGTCGATCAATCCCGTGTCCTATCCCATGGAGATCTTCAAGCTCCATACTTAATCGTGAAGAACGAAGCGGGAGAGATCGTGGGGTGGCTTGATGCGGGATCGGCTGAGCTTCAGTATATTAAGCAAACCTTCTCCCAAGAATTAAGAGACTTGGCAACTGACTTAGAGGCAATTGTTGATTCTATTTATGATGAAGTATTGGTGGTCGATGGCCAAGGGACGGTGCTTCGGGTTTCAAATCGAAGTCATCTAAATCTATGGGGAGTCAACCTATCTTCTGTCGTGGGCAAGAACATGCTGGACCTTGAGGAAAAAGGCTGGTTCAAACCATCCGTTACTCGCCGAGTGTTAACTGAAAAAAAGAAGATTTCCATTGTACAGCAAAACCGCTTTGGTCGGAAGATTCTAGCTGTTGGGAATCCCATTTTTAATCGGAAGAAAGAAATCGAGCGGATCGTGATTGCGTCTAGGGACATTACGGAGGTAACCAATCTTAAGGAAGAGCTCGAAGAAGCAAGATCGCTGAATGAGAAGTACCGTCAGGAAATGAACATCTTACGCAAGGTGCAGCATGAGAATGAGAAGCCGATTATCTATAAGTCGGAACGAATGGAAGAACTTCTATTTGAGATGGAAAAGGTGGCTCGCGTGTCTTCCACGGTTACCATTTACGGGGAATCCGGTGTAGGAAAAGAGCTGATTGCTCATGCAATTCATCATCTCAGTCCTCGTAAAGAGAAGCCTTTCATAAAGATCAATTGCGGATCCATACCGGAAAATCTGCTCGAAAGCGAATTGTTTGGTTATGAGAAAGGAGCTTTTACCGGAGCCCTTCATCAGGGGAAAAAGGGACTGTTCGAAATAGCGGATGAGGGAACGCTGTTCCTAGATGAGGTAGGAGAGCTACCGCTAAATTTGCAAGTGAAATTGCTTCGAGCAATCCAAGAGCGAGAAGTGATGAAAATAGGGGGGACGCATCCTGTTCGTGTGGACGTCCGTATTATTACGGCGACAAACCGAGATCTAGAAGATATGGTTGCTAAAGGAACCTTTCGAGAAGACCTGTATTATCGTCTCCACGTCATTCCTTTATTCGTCCCAGCGTTACGGGAACGGATTGAAGATATTGAACCGCTAGTGCACCACTTTTTAGATTACTTCAATGAAAAGTTTGCGACGAAAATGCACTTCTCGGAAGATGCACTCGAACTTCTGAAAGCCTATCATTGGCCGGGTAACGTGAGGCAGCTGCAAAATGTACTGGAGAGAGTCATGGTGGTTTCGTCCAGTCATTTGATCATGGCAAACGATTTAAGTCGGATTCTAGGAGGAAGTCATGTTCCTGATGGAAGTGGAGCAGGTAGCGCTCGTCGTAAACCGCCTGTTCAAGTAAATGCTATTATTCCGATGGAAAAAGCCGTGGAATTGACAGAGTATCAATTGATCAAAATGGCCCTCGCTGAATACAAGACGTTAACCAGAGCAGCAAAAGCTCTAGAAATAAGTCAACCAACCATGAGTCGGCATTTTAACAGGTTGAGTGAAAAAATGAATTTTGAGTAA
- a CDS encoding aldehyde dehydrogenase family protein: MRKQLYIHGEWLEAKEYRPLYSPYNGEQIAEIPYADAAEVEMAIASAENARPIMAKMPAHQRADILERLAQLLEKKADEAARIIALEAAKPLSTAKGEVARTIMTYKFASQEARRIHGETIPMDAAPGGEDRIAFTIRQPLGVVAAITPFNFPMNLVAHKVGPAIAAGNTIVLKPATQTPLSSLFLAELLHEAGLPAGAFNVVTGSGSTVGEQLIADDRVKVITFTGSPAVGIGIRNKAGLKRVTLELGSNAALIVDEGTDVDTILSRAIMGAFAFAGQVCISLQRVYVHEKMYDEFVEKFVEKTKNLTLGDPMDPATEVSALISPKDVERSLDWIEEAKQKGAIVAAGGQRNGNILEPTVLLNVDPQAKVSCQEVFAPIVLINKVASVDEAIRYVNDSRYGLQAGIYTNNVFTALRAAESLEVGGVMVNDIPTFRVDHMPYGGVKESGVGREGLKYAVEEMTEMKLVCLKK, translated from the coding sequence GTGAGAAAACAGCTTTATATTCATGGAGAATGGCTAGAAGCGAAAGAATATCGTCCTCTATACAGTCCGTATAACGGGGAGCAAATTGCCGAAATTCCTTACGCCGATGCCGCTGAAGTCGAAATGGCGATTGCTTCCGCTGAGAATGCGCGCCCCATCATGGCCAAGATGCCTGCCCATCAGCGGGCAGATATACTAGAAAGGCTCGCTCAGCTGCTTGAAAAGAAGGCAGATGAAGCAGCTCGCATCATCGCGTTAGAAGCTGCGAAGCCCTTAAGCACCGCGAAGGGGGAAGTAGCAAGAACAATTATGACGTATAAATTTGCCTCTCAAGAAGCTAGACGCATCCATGGGGAAACCATCCCCATGGATGCAGCCCCTGGGGGGGAAGACAGAATCGCGTTTACGATTCGCCAACCCTTAGGTGTGGTCGCTGCGATTACTCCGTTTAACTTTCCTATGAACCTAGTAGCTCATAAAGTAGGTCCTGCCATCGCCGCAGGGAATACGATCGTTCTCAAACCGGCTACTCAAACCCCGCTGAGCTCTCTATTTTTGGCCGAGCTCTTACACGAGGCAGGATTGCCGGCCGGTGCCTTTAACGTAGTAACCGGAAGCGGCAGTACGGTTGGAGAGCAGTTGATTGCTGATGATCGGGTGAAAGTCATTACTTTTACAGGAAGTCCTGCCGTTGGAATAGGTATTCGAAACAAAGCCGGATTAAAAAGAGTCACCTTAGAGCTAGGCTCAAATGCTGCGCTGATCGTAGATGAGGGTACAGATGTGGACACCATACTAAGTCGTGCCATTATGGGAGCTTTTGCCTTTGCAGGTCAGGTATGTATTTCTTTACAGCGAGTTTATGTCCATGAAAAGATGTATGATGAATTTGTTGAAAAGTTCGTAGAGAAAACAAAGAATCTAACTTTAGGCGATCCAATGGACCCAGCAACAGAAGTATCCGCACTTATTAGCCCTAAGGACGTGGAGCGCTCTTTGGACTGGATTGAGGAAGCAAAGCAAAAAGGGGCAATCGTTGCCGCAGGTGGCCAAAGGAATGGAAACATTTTGGAACCTACTGTCCTACTTAACGTTGATCCACAAGCGAAGGTCTCTTGCCAAGAAGTATTTGCTCCTATCGTGTTAATAAATAAAGTAGCATCTGTTGACGAAGCCATTCGTTATGTTAACGATTCACGTTATGGATTGCAAGCAGGGATCTATACAAACAATGTCTTTACTGCATTGCGAGCTGCTGAAAGTTTAGAGGTAGGCGGTGTGATGGTCAATGATATCCCAACGTTCCGTGTGGATCATATGCCATATGGAGGAGTAAAGGAAAGTGGGGTAGGCCGTGAAGGATTAAAGTACGCGGTTGAGGAAATGACTGAAATGAAGCTCGTTTGTTTGAAAAAGTAA
- a CDS encoding OFA family MFS transporter codes for MKVTKNRWLIALSAIAIHISIGAAYAYSVYKKPLVETAGWSETDVTLSFTIMMALAGMSAAIFGKFVERQGPRKSALLAAVLFGLGQVGSGFAVSIDSSKLFLLTYGLLSGLGLGIGYISPVSTLVKWFPDRRGLATGMAVLGFGSGALATAPVAATLIVSVGIPSTFYILGACYITLMVLGASYIAPPKDGWMPDGMKKAIASGQKVIIKDLRQLTSKEAVKTKHFWMLWSMMLINTSAGIMMISVASPMAQDVVGLSAAAAATMVGIMGIFNGGGRLGWAAASDYIGRHNIFLIFFIIQIIAFATLPLTTNVLLFQLLIFLVVSCYGGGFSNLPAFIGDLFGTKQLGAIHGYLLTTWSLGGIIGPLLVSKIQGATGSYIPVFYVFLGMITLAFFISIMLRADIKKYRNQEQQKQAIA; via the coding sequence ATGAAGGTAACGAAAAACAGATGGCTCATTGCTTTATCCGCTATTGCGATCCATATTTCCATCGGTGCTGCCTATGCTTACAGCGTCTACAAAAAGCCATTAGTTGAAACGGCAGGGTGGTCCGAAACAGATGTTACTTTATCTTTCACCATAATGATGGCGCTTGCAGGAATGTCTGCAGCTATTTTCGGTAAGTTTGTGGAAAGACAAGGACCAAGAAAATCAGCCTTACTTGCAGCAGTATTGTTCGGGTTAGGACAGGTAGGTTCCGGCTTTGCAGTATCGATCGACTCTTCTAAGCTCTTCTTGCTTACTTATGGTTTGTTAAGTGGCTTAGGTCTTGGAATCGGTTACATTTCTCCTGTATCTACTCTGGTTAAATGGTTCCCTGATCGAAGAGGATTAGCTACCGGGATGGCGGTACTTGGGTTTGGATCTGGCGCTCTTGCTACGGCTCCCGTAGCTGCAACTCTCATTGTATCAGTCGGAATTCCTAGTACGTTCTATATCCTAGGCGCATGTTATATCACCCTCATGGTGCTTGGTGCTTCTTATATCGCCCCTCCTAAAGATGGTTGGATGCCAGATGGCATGAAGAAGGCAATCGCATCTGGGCAAAAAGTGATCATTAAAGATTTAAGACAATTAACTTCTAAAGAAGCGGTAAAAACCAAACATTTCTGGATGCTGTGGTCTATGATGCTTATCAACACAAGTGCAGGAATTATGATGATTTCCGTAGCTTCACCTATGGCTCAAGATGTAGTAGGATTGTCCGCCGCAGCAGCTGCGACGATGGTCGGAATTATGGGTATCTTTAACGGTGGAGGAAGATTGGGCTGGGCTGCAGCTTCCGATTATATTGGTAGGCACAATATTTTCTTAATTTTCTTCATCATTCAAATCATAGCGTTTGCAACTCTTCCTCTTACGACCAATGTTCTTTTATTCCAGCTGCTCATCTTCCTTGTCGTCAGTTGCTATGGTGGTGGATTCTCTAACCTTCCTGCTTTTATTGGAGATTTATTCGGAACAAAGCAACTTGGGGCGATCCATGGATATCTTTTAACCACCTGGTCTCTTGGGGGAATTATCGGTCCGCTGCTAGTAAGTAAAATTCAAGGCGCAACAGGCAGCTACATTCCCGTCTTTTATGTTTTCCTAGGAATGATTACATTAGCTTTCTTCATCTCCATTATGCTTCGAGCTGATATTAAGAAGTACCGTAATCAAGAGCAACAAAAACAAGCAATTGCTTAA